The DNA sequence CGCCTCTTTTAGATATCTTACTTTTTGAATTTCATACCTTTGATTTATGATAATTTGcaatataaattataaatttctGGGAAAAGGTGGAGGACACTGGAAACCGCCCGGGTGTTGTAAGCTAATGTCTATTGTCCCTTTCTTGCCCTCTTTAAATGATCCCCTGCCACCACTGTATGATGCCCCATCCGATGTCTCCGTTGGTGCTTCCCGTTAGCTTGCTGCACAAGGTCAGTGTGCCTATCCTTCTCCCTAAATTAATGAAGGCAAAATACACAATACTAGTGGCTCTTTAGAGCATATAACAGATGATCTTTCACCTCTTTTTCCAAAGCAAATAAGCTGCAGATATTATTTCTTGGTAATCAACTTGGCATCAAATTATCTACTGAGATAAAAATCCATGTCTCATTTTCTAAAATAAATCCCATGCATCTGTAAATGATGAAATAAAGCTTGTACTATCCTTTTGGTGGTTTAAGGGTTGTTTTGGAAATTGTGTGCTTTCCAGCCTAGACTCCTAGAATGTATGATGCATCCTGGGTAGCTCCTAAAACACCCATTTGGTCTATGAGAGGGAATCCAAAAGCTTTTGAGAAATCTGTCTTGCATTTGCAATAATTGCTTGAATAGCAGAAACCGATTTCAACTTGCTTTGTCCTAGTTTTTCAACCAAGAAATCAGTCAACACAACTCCAACTGTtagaataaatttttatttttctttaattttcttatttcctGCCAACCACAACAAGTTAACTGGTCTGGGACTCTGGGCACAGGCGAATTTAACACAACGATTCTAGCATGATACCAAGGTTCTAAATTTGGTTGAAAATAATTTTGAGGTTTCAGTTTTCTATGATTCTGGTTCGGTGATCTTAAAATATCTACAAGTTTCAGAGTGTCGGTCAaaatttttgaagaattttctcatttttcttgaattttccaACGAGCAATTCAGCCCGGCTGCAAGAGTTCCTATAAATTCAATGTGGTGAGAATGCcgcggattttttttttatttttttgtttgaatcCCAGATCCCTATAGTTAGTGCCTACCTGCCTTAGCCCCTTCCCTTCGAATAGTCTGGCAGTTAGTACAGTTCTATCACCTGTGGTGTGGAGGATACGGAGCTAATGAAACTACTTGAACTCAGCTCTGTGTCCGCAGCACATGGCATCCATTTAATAAAATTAGCAGTCTCCTTCCATAATAATTTGATTAAAACCTCTTAGATTTGGCCAGCTCCAATCCTAGTTTGAGACAACAGTTCAGCTCTAGAGAATTAACTACTACAGTGTGTCTCGAATAAGCTCATTTATAGATCAATCTCAAGAACTTAAAAGACCACCATTGTTCTAGTGTCCCAGATTCCCCACAGAGCATCCATCAATTTCAGTTTGATAAGAATTTAGCAGGCATAGGGCCTCAATGCTCAGGTAAATTGACAAAACAAATCTGAAATGACAGACCATGAGACCTGTTAAATATTAATTAAGGTTTGTAAACTTTTCCTTCTGCTTTCCAGATGCATGTGACTGCAGTCATTTATCGTAAAGAGTTTCATAGTAAGGCATATCAGTAGTGATAGGGAAACCAAACAGTCTTGAATGATCCCACTAAACCCACataattttctttgatttttggcCCCTTGAACATATGGGTATACCTCGTATTTTACCCTCTGCCTCTGGTTGTCTCGCAATACCTTCTACAGCTTGACCTGCAGCAGTACCTTGACCAATTCCAGGTCCAATAGAAGCAAGCCCTATGGCCAATCCAATAGTAATAACGGACACGGCAGAAATCAGTGGGTTCATGGTAAACTCCTTGCaccaaaataaagaaatagtTAAATAGGACCGGAGCTTACTGCTATTGCCCAACCTGAATCAAGCTTATCCCAGGGTTTTTTTGAGGCCTCCCGGAACATACTCTTTTTCTTATCCTTTCAACGTCAATCCACCGGCCAACATTTGCGTATATGTTTGCTAACTGTACCTGAAGATCATCATTTTCAGGTCCTAACTCAATAAGTTGCTTTGCGGCTAGCTCTGCAACTGCTGTGTCCCCTTGAACTGTTGCAGCCCCAAGCAGTGCTTCCCATATTTGTGCATTATTCTGAAGTGGCATGTCATTGATGAACTTCAAGGCCTCTTGAAAATGTCCTGCCCTTCCCAGCATATCCACCATGCAAACATAGTGCTTCATGTTGGGTTTGACGCCAAAATCAGCAGACATTTCTTTGAAATACCTGAACCCATCTTCTATGAGATGGGAATGACTGCAAGCTGAGAGAACTGCTATCCAAGTTACCGGATTGGGGGTTACAGATGTTGCTTGCTTCATTTTTTCAAAGACAGAAATGGCTTTAGAACCCTGTCCGTTTAGTCCATAGCAATTAATGAGTGCTGTCCATGAGCTCACATCCTTCTCCTGCATATTATCAAAGACTAGCTCTGAAAGCTCTAAAGCTCCACACTTGCCATACATATGAATGAGTCCATTACCAACAATCACTATATCTCCTAAACAAGCTCTATATACATAACCATGTAACTCCTTCCCTTGTCTGAGTGAGGCTAAGTTGGCACATGAACAAAGGGCTGTT is a window from the Macadamia integrifolia cultivar HAES 741 chromosome 5, SCU_Mint_v3, whole genome shotgun sequence genome containing:
- the LOC122079980 gene encoding pentatricopeptide repeat-containing protein At3g12770-like; this encodes MYGILPFHSQLYRRQPTNNNSSSIQELVHSGHYIKALQLYANLWNHHGFKPDNSTFPHILKAASQLNDPTTGLIVHNHAIRTGFDSTLFVTNSLILFYGRFGLLESMHYLFDEMPQRNIVSWTAVVWASTQHNRFDQAIKTFHDMRIVGIKPNSFTMATILPSFSCSGGSIQIHSFLIKCGFESDIFVSTALIDTYAKCGFVNSARRVFDEMPNKNVVSWNSVITGYTQNGNAQKALNLFVEMQIARDVRPDSFTIVTALCSCANLASLRQGKELHGYVYRACLGDIVIVGNGLIHMYGKCGALELSELVFDNMQEKDVSSWTALINCYGLNGQGSKAISVFEKMKQATSVTPNPVTWIAVLSACSHSHLIEDGFRYFKEMSADFGVKPNMKHYVCMVDMLGRAGHFQEALKFINDMPLQNNAQIWEALLGAATVQGDTAVAELAAKQLIELGPENDDLQVQLANIYANVGRWIDVERIRKREFTMNPLISAVSVITIGLAIGLASIGPGIGQGTAAGQAVEGIARQPEAEGKIRGQSKLKSVSAIQAIIANARQISQKLLDSLS